A window of Apium graveolens cultivar Ventura chromosome 8, ASM990537v1, whole genome shotgun sequence contains these coding sequences:
- the LOC141680032 gene encoding uncharacterized protein LOC141680032: MNTIVTEAAIVMDFINTPDESQGRGSQSGKSSNHHRQRLSRGKNLMEDYFVDRPIFSEDDFRRRYIMRTYVFNRIMTALCTQDSYWHQKEDAVGLLGLLPQQKMTAALQMLAYGAAADQCAEICRMGESTILECMKKFCQQVEGLFEAVASYDTWVWHAFFGVPGAQNDINVLGQSPVFNKVIAGNSPTVVFHVNGKRYNNAYYFADGIYPRYSTFVKTISNPATQSKKLFVKKQEAYRKDVERCFGILQSRWPILCHDARMHKCSTLRSIIMTCIILHNMIVDDEFVENEFIESVEEDLMNPSATQVYYGQVDCNGVRIPFAPVQIDGRNQQAFWDRIENLESAYIHIMLQNDLIEHNWAIEANQ, encoded by the exons ATGAATACCATAGTGACCGAAGCGGCAATAGTGATGGATTTCATCAATACTCCAGATGAATCACAAGGACGCGGCTCACAGTCTGGAAAATCTTCCAATCATCATAGACAAAGGCTATCGAGGGGAAAAAATCTTATGGAAGATTACTTCGTTGATCGTCCAATATTCAGTGAAGATGACTTCCGCCGGAGGTATATAATGCGTACTTATGTTTTCAATCGCATCATGACAGCTCTTTGCACTCAAGATTCATATTGGCATCAAAAAGAAGATGCAGTTGGATTATTAGGGTTGCTACCTCAACAAAAAATGACTGCTGCATTACAAATGCTAGCTTACGGTGCAGCGGCTGATCAATGTGCCGAAATTTGTAGAATGGGAGAATCAACTATACTTGAGTGCATGAAAAAATTCTGCCAGCAAGTCGAAGGACTCTTTG AGGCTGTCGCTTCATATGACACTTGGGTGTGGCACGCTTTCTTCGGTGTGCCTGGAGCTCAAAATGATATTAACGTTCTAGGTCAGTCTCCCGTGTTTAATAAAGTCATCGCAGGAAATAGCCCAACAGTGGTGTTTCATGTCAATGGAAAAAGATACAACAATGCATATTATTTTGCTGATGGGATTTATCCTAGGTATTCAACATTTGTAAAAACCATATCAAATCCTGCCACTCAATCAAAAAAGTTGTTTGTTAAGAAACAGGAGGCATATCGTAAAGATGTAGAGAGGTGTTTTGGTATCTTACAATCTCGATGGCCTATTCTTTGCCACGACGCTCGGATGCATAAATGTTCCACACTTAGAAGTATCATAATGACTTGCATCATATTACATAACATGATAGTTGATGATGAATTCGTGGAAAATGAATTTATAGAGTCAGTAGAAGAAGATCTAATGAATCCATCGGCAACACAGGTGTATTATGGGCAAGTAGATTGTAATGGAGTAAGAATTCCTTTTGCACCAGTACAAATAGATGGAAGAAATCAACAAGCATTTTGGGATCGTATTGAGAACTTGGAATCAGCTTATATCCATATAATGCTACAAAATGATTTGATAGAGCACAACTGGGCAATAGAAGCCAATCAATAA